A DNA window from Tenuifilaceae bacterium CYCD contains the following coding sequences:
- a CDS encoding dTDP-glucose 4,6-dehydratase, translating into MKRNILITGGAGFIGSHVVRLFVNKYPEYNIINYDKLTYAGNLENIKDIENASNYKFIKGDICDYNKLLDIFRDYSIDGVIHLAAESHVDRSITDPFAFAQTNVMGTLSLLQAAKESWKGDMNGKLFYHVSTDEVYGALDNEGFFYETTPYDPQSPYSASKASSDHFVRAYGNTFKLPFVITNCSNNYGPNQFPEKLIPLFINNIRNNKPLPVYGKGENVRDWLYVVDHARAIDVVFHKGKVGETYNIGGFNEWKNIDLIKVICRVMDKKLSRNEGDSEKLITYVTDRAGHDLRYAIDASKIMNELGWKPSLQFEEGIELTIEWYLNNQSWLDNVTCGGYQKYYEEMYEHGGFPSKQNKHI; encoded by the coding sequence ATGAAAAGAAATATATTAATAACTGGGGGAGCAGGATTCATTGGTTCTCATGTCGTTCGATTATTTGTAAATAAGTATCCTGAATATAATATTATCAATTATGATAAGCTAACCTATGCTGGAAACTTAGAAAATATTAAGGATATTGAGAATGCTTCAAACTATAAATTTATTAAGGGAGATATCTGTGATTATAATAAACTCCTAGATATTTTTAGGGATTATAGTATTGATGGGGTAATTCATTTGGCGGCAGAATCCCATGTTGATCGTTCAATTACTGATCCTTTTGCTTTTGCCCAAACCAATGTGATGGGAACTCTTTCTCTTTTACAGGCTGCAAAGGAATCATGGAAAGGAGATATGAATGGAAAGTTATTTTACCACGTATCTACCGATGAGGTTTATGGCGCTTTAGATAATGAAGGTTTTTTCTATGAAACAACTCCTTACGATCCCCAATCACCATATTCAGCATCAAAGGCAAGTAGCGATCATTTTGTAAGAGCTTATGGGAATACCTTTAAACTTCCATTTGTAATTACAAATTGTTCAAATAATTATGGCCCTAATCAATTTCCAGAAAAATTAATACCTCTCTTTATAAATAACATAAGGAATAATAAGCCCCTTCCTGTTTATGGTAAAGGCGAAAATGTGCGTGATTGGCTTTATGTGGTTGACCATGCCCGAGCAATTGATGTGGTTTTTCATAAAGGGAAGGTTGGCGAAACATACAACATAGGAGGCTTCAATGAGTGGAAAAATATCGATTTGATCAAGGTTATTTGTCGTGTAATGGATAAAAAGTTAAGTCGTAATGAGGGGGATTCCGAAAAGTTAATTACCTATGTTACAGACCGTGCAGGACACGATTTGCGATATGCTATTGATGCTTCAAAGATTATGAACGAATTAGGTTGGAAACCTTCCTTACAATTTGAGGAAGGCATTGAATTAACAATCGAATGGTATCTTAACAATCAATCTTGGTTGGATAATGTAACATGTGGTGGGTATCAGAAATATTATGAGGAGATGTATGAACATGGAGGATTTCCAAGCAAACAAAATAAGCATATTTGA
- a CDS encoding NAD-dependent epimerase produces MSKVLITGTAGFIGFHLAQRLIARGDEVVGLDCINDYYDINLKSARLEITGIDKNKIEYGKFVQSSKFNNYRFIQLKLEDREAILKLFSDEKFDKVCNLAAQAGVRYSIQNPYTYINSNIVGFINILEGCRHNEVQHLAYASSSSVYGLNEEMPFSTSHNVDHPISLYAASKKSNELMAHTYSYLYGIPTTGLRFFTVYGPWGRPDMALFLFTKAILEGKPIDVFNNGNMQRDFTYIDDIVEGIIRVLDNPSKSNSSWTGKDPDPGSSVAPYKVYNIGNSSPVKLLDFIESIENALGKKAIKNFLPLQAGDVPATWADVNDLIENFNYRPNTPIQKGVNEFINWYKGFYL; encoded by the coding sequence ATGTCAAAAGTACTAATAACAGGAACTGCCGGTTTTATTGGATTTCACCTTGCTCAAAGGTTAATTGCAAGGGGCGATGAAGTTGTTGGCTTGGATTGCATAAACGATTATTATGACATAAATTTGAAGTCTGCAAGACTAGAGATTACAGGAATTGATAAGAATAAAATTGAATATGGAAAATTTGTTCAAAGTTCTAAATTCAATAATTATAGATTTATACAGTTAAAGCTCGAAGATAGAGAGGCTATTCTGAAACTTTTTTCAGATGAAAAATTTGATAAAGTATGCAATCTTGCAGCTCAAGCAGGAGTTAGATATAGCATTCAGAATCCTTATACATACATTAACAGTAATATTGTTGGATTTATCAATATTCTTGAAGGCTGTAGACATAATGAAGTTCAGCATTTGGCTTATGCAAGTAGTTCGAGTGTTTATGGCTTGAACGAAGAGATGCCATTCTCAACCAGCCATAATGTTGATCACCCTATAAGCCTTTACGCTGCAAGTAAAAAGAGTAACGAGTTGATGGCACATACATACAGTTATTTGTATGGTATACCCACAACTGGTTTGCGATTCTTTACAGTTTATGGCCCATGGGGACGTCCAGATATGGCGCTATTCCTTTTTACGAAAGCAATTCTTGAAGGAAAACCTATTGATGTTTTCAATAATGGTAATATGCAACGCGATTTTACTTATATCGATGATATTGTTGAAGGAATCATTAGAGTATTAGATAATCCCTCAAAAAGTAATTCATCATGGACCGGAAAAGATCCCGATCCTGGTTCCTCGGTAGCTCCGTATAAGGTTTATAATATTGGGAACAGTTCTCCTGTGAAACTATTAGACTTTATTGAATCTATTGAGAATGCGCTGGGCAAAAAAGCAATTAAAAACTTTTTACCGCTTCAGGCAGGTGATGTTCCTGCTACTTGGGCAGATGTTAATGATTTAATTGAGAATTTTAATTATAGACCTAATACTCCCATTCAAAAAGGGGTTAATGAGTTTATAAATTGGTATAAAGGATTTTATTTATAA
- the ugd gene encoding UDP-glucose 6-dehydrogenase encodes MTHIKNICCIGAGYVGGPTMAVIALKNPQIKVNVVDINPDRITAWNTDELPVYEPGLLEVVKQARGKNLFFTTDIDTGIKEADMVFISVNTPTKTFGVGKGRAADLRFVELCARQIAKLSTTDKIVVEKSTLPVRTAQAVKTILAETGNGIKFQVLSNPEFLAEGTAIQDLMAPDRVLIGGDQTPEGLEAIEALTSVYASWVPRERIIQTRLWSSELSKLTANAFLAQRISSINSISALCEVTGADVDEVAYAIGSDSRIGSKFLKSSVGFGGSCFQKDILNLVYLCEYFGLPEAAAYWEQVIILNDYQKRRFAMNIIQTLFNTVSGKKIAMLGWAFKKDTNDTRESAAIYVTDHLLNDMANVWVYDPKVPEKAMYADLDYLESRSKEENRRLLKVVNDPYEDCKDAHAIAVITEWDEFKTYDWKRIYDGMMKPAFIFDGRNILDHKKLMEIGFKVKAIGKSY; translated from the coding sequence ATGACTCACATAAAAAACATTTGCTGTATAGGAGCAGGTTATGTTGGTGGTCCAACAATGGCTGTAATAGCACTTAAAAATCCTCAGATTAAGGTTAATGTGGTTGATATTAATCCTGATCGTATTACTGCGTGGAATACAGATGAGTTGCCTGTGTATGAGCCAGGTTTGTTAGAGGTTGTTAAGCAAGCAAGAGGGAAAAATCTATTTTTTACAACTGATATTGATACTGGCATCAAAGAGGCTGATATGGTCTTTATCAGTGTAAATACACCAACTAAGACATTTGGAGTAGGTAAGGGGCGTGCAGCCGATTTACGCTTTGTGGAACTATGTGCAAGGCAAATTGCCAAACTTTCCACTACAGACAAGATTGTGGTTGAAAAATCAACTTTACCTGTTAGAACAGCCCAGGCAGTTAAAACAATTCTTGCAGAAACAGGAAATGGCATTAAGTTTCAGGTGCTTTCGAATCCTGAATTTCTTGCAGAGGGTACTGCTATTCAGGATTTAATGGCTCCAGATAGGGTTTTAATTGGTGGCGATCAAACGCCTGAAGGGTTGGAGGCAATTGAAGCGTTAACTTCAGTTTATGCTAGTTGGGTGCCAAGAGAAAGGATTATTCAAACTCGCCTATGGTCCTCGGAATTATCTAAATTAACTGCGAATGCCTTCTTGGCTCAACGAATATCTTCAATTAATAGCATATCAGCACTTTGTGAGGTTACTGGTGCAGATGTTGATGAGGTAGCTTATGCTATTGGTTCTGATAGTAGAATTGGATCTAAATTCTTGAAATCATCAGTAGGCTTTGGTGGATCATGTTTTCAGAAGGACATTCTTAATCTAGTATATCTGTGCGAGTATTTTGGTTTGCCCGAGGCTGCTGCATATTGGGAGCAGGTGATTATTCTTAACGATTACCAGAAGCGTAGGTTTGCAATGAATATTATTCAAACACTATTCAATACGGTTTCTGGGAAAAAGATAGCAATGCTTGGCTGGGCATTTAAAAAGGATACTAATGATACGCGAGAGAGTGCTGCTATATATGTTACGGATCACTTACTTAATGATATGGCCAACGTATGGGTATATGATCCCAAAGTGCCCGAGAAGGCAATGTATGCCGATTTAGATTATTTGGAGAGCAGATCGAAGGAGGAAAACCGTAGATTGTTAAAAGTGGTGAATGATCCTTATGAGGACTGTAAAGATGCCCATGCTATTGCTGTAATCACAGAATGGGATGAGTTTAAAACATACGATTGGAAAAGAATTTATGATGGCATGATGAAACCTGCCTTTATATTTGACGGTCGAAATATTCTTGATCATAAAAAATTAATGGAAATAGGATTTAAAGTTAAAGCAATAGGAAAGAGTTATTAA
- a CDS encoding dTDP-4-dehydrorhamnose 3,5-epimerase, with the protein MYIVETEIPEVKIIEPKIFADSRGYFFESFSQSLFEQKICRTTFVQDNESRSTFGVLRGLHFQLPPFSQSKLVRVVSGEVLDIAVDIRKGSPYFGKYVAVRLSCENKKQFFIPRGFAHGFVVLSDEAIFQYKCDNYYAPDYEGSIRWNDPELNIDWQVSVDSVILSEKDKNAPLLNDSKLFNYLESLY; encoded by the coding sequence ATGTATATAGTAGAAACAGAAATTCCTGAAGTAAAAATTATCGAACCAAAGATATTTGCAGATTCTCGAGGATATTTTTTTGAATCCTTTTCCCAGTCACTTTTTGAACAGAAAATTTGTAGAACAACATTTGTTCAGGATAACGAATCTAGATCAACTTTTGGTGTTTTAAGAGGACTTCACTTTCAATTACCCCCATTCTCCCAATCAAAATTAGTTAGAGTCGTTTCTGGCGAAGTATTAGATATTGCTGTAGACATTAGAAAGGGATCACCTTATTTTGGTAAATATGTTGCTGTAAGGTTATCTTGTGAAAATAAAAAACAATTTTTTATTCCGCGAGGATTTGCACATGGATTTGTAGTATTAAGTGATGAGGCAATTTTTCAGTATAAATGTGATAACTATTATGCTCCAGATTACGAGGGTTCTATTCGATGGAATGATCCAGAACTAAATATCGATTGGCAAGTTAGTGTTGATAGCGTAATTCTCTCGGAAAAAGATAAAAATGCACCATTACTAAACGATTCAAAATTATTTAATTATTTAGAAAGCCTTTATTGA
- a CDS encoding NAD(P)-dependent oxidoreductase: MKKKIYIAGCGGMLGEAFYLQFKDEYELKCTDKDVNESWLSFLDFRDFEAYKRDVESFKPDYLFHLGAYTDLEFCENNADDTYNTNTLAVENAVYLSNKLNIPLLYISTAGIFDGNKEFYDDWDMPNPLGVYARSKYMGERFVVENANRFLVCRAGWMMGSGPQKDKKFIQKLMKQLKDGKKELFIVDDKDGTPTYTHDFAKNVKLLLQKEYWGLYNMVCGGQTSRFEVAQELVKILNLENQIKLVPVKSDYFKDIYFAQRPANERLINRKLNIRNLNIMQDWRVALNIYINNYYKDYLK, encoded by the coding sequence ATGAAAAAGAAAATTTACATAGCTGGATGTGGTGGGATGCTTGGTGAAGCATTTTACCTACAATTTAAAGATGAATATGAATTAAAGTGTACTGATAAAGATGTAAATGAATCTTGGTTATCATTTCTTGACTTTAGAGACTTTGAAGCATATAAAAGAGATGTTGAATCTTTTAAACCAGATTATTTATTCCATTTAGGAGCATATACTGATTTGGAATTTTGCGAAAATAATGCTGATGATACTTATAATACTAATACTCTCGCTGTTGAAAATGCAGTGTATTTATCGAATAAGTTAAACATACCATTGTTATATATTAGTACTGCTGGAATTTTTGATGGCAATAAGGAATTTTATGATGATTGGGATATGCCAAACCCACTTGGGGTTTATGCAAGATCGAAGTATATGGGTGAACGATTTGTTGTTGAGAATGCAAATAGATTTCTTGTTTGCAGAGCTGGTTGGATGATGGGTTCAGGACCCCAAAAAGATAAAAAATTCATTCAAAAACTAATGAAACAACTAAAGGATGGGAAAAAAGAATTATTTATTGTTGATGACAAGGATGGTACTCCAACCTATACACACGATTTTGCAAAAAATGTAAAGTTATTGCTGCAAAAGGAGTATTGGGGTTTGTATAATATGGTTTGTGGGGGACAAACCAGCAGATTTGAAGTAGCACAAGAACTGGTTAAAATACTAAATCTTGAGAATCAGATAAAATTAGTACCAGTTAAGTCTGATTATTTCAAGGATATCTATTTTGCTCAACGACCAGCAAATGAACGTCTGATAAATAGAAAACTTAATATCAGAAATTTGAATATAATGCAGGATTGGAGAGTTGCTTTAAATATTTATATTAATAATTATTATAAGGATTATTTGAAATAG
- a CDS encoding transferase, with protein sequence MKKIINRLIQSLGRNNYSLDQGISNLDLFIITSHKLRQVIRGFWYKLLFHSSKGLLFVGKRTTIKHSNKIRVGKSLNIGDNVYINALSKNGISIGNNVSILNNSTIECTGVLRNLGEELVIGNNVGIAQNCFIQVRGKVIIEDNVIFGPNVSIFSENHRFDNVDLPVNKQGVTRKGVKIESGVWIGTRAVILDGVTIGRNSVVAAGSIVNKDVPPFSIVGGVPAKVIKIREQSNN encoded by the coding sequence ATGAAAAAAATCATTAATAGATTAATACAGAGTCTAGGTCGAAATAATTATTCGCTTGATCAAGGTATAAGTAATTTAGATTTGTTTATTATTACATCCCATAAATTAAGACAAGTTATAAGGGGTTTTTGGTATAAATTATTATTTCATTCCTCTAAAGGACTATTATTTGTAGGTAAACGTACAACTATAAAGCATTCGAATAAGATAAGAGTCGGCAAATCATTAAATATAGGTGATAATGTTTATATAAATGCCTTATCAAAAAATGGAATATCAATTGGGAATAATGTATCAATACTCAATAATAGTACAATTGAATGTACGGGTGTTCTACGTAATCTTGGAGAAGAGTTGGTAATTGGTAATAATGTAGGAATTGCTCAGAACTGTTTTATTCAAGTTCGAGGTAAGGTAATAATTGAAGATAATGTAATTTTTGGACCCAATGTATCTATTTTTTCAGAAAACCATAGATTTGATAATGTAGATTTGCCAGTTAATAAGCAAGGAGTTACCAGAAAGGGTGTGAAAATCGAATCAGGAGTATGGATAGGCACTAGAGCTGTTATTTTAGATGGAGTTACTATTGGGAGAAATAGTGTTGTTGCAGCGGGGAGTATTGTAAATAAAGATGTTCCACCTTTTTCCATCGTTGGAGGAGTGCCTGCTAAAGTTATAAAAATTAGAGAACAATCAAATAATTAA
- a CDS encoding glycosyl transferase, whose translation MKILLINNHHHLDGGAHRVYFNTGQLLEKHGHQVAYYSTRDENSEPTQYLDYFLPRRNFKTKSLITKLINSTVYIYNRQAYKSIIRLINDFKPDVAHIHLFYGGLTVSVLKALRDKNIPIVHTVHDYRLICPVNTLLDSKGQICELCVDRKYYHCVQKRCSKGNLFNSIMLMCEAYWWRFFNKPIELIDRFIFVSKFIRDKHIEFNSRFNEKQIQLYNFHDIKHEGKTSRMGDYLFFYGRLSPEKGLELLLELISQTGIKLKIAGGGPLEDLTLKYSTDFENIEFLGFKNGEELFDLIRECRYVVVPSEWYENNPMTIVEAFSLGKPVIGANIGGIPELVINGKTGFLFQSKSKEDLNEKILTALNVSEKEYNELSENALNFAHNNFNSMNSYQELMKIYNQVIEENEKNH comes from the coding sequence ATGAAAATATTATTGATAAATAATCATCATCATTTAGATGGAGGTGCTCATCGTGTTTATTTTAATACTGGGCAATTATTGGAAAAACATGGGCATCAGGTAGCCTATTATAGTACCAGGGATGAAAATTCTGAACCTACACAGTATTTGGACTATTTTTTGCCAAGAAGAAATTTTAAAACTAAATCATTAATTACTAAGTTAATAAATTCGACAGTATATATTTATAACAGGCAAGCTTATAAGTCAATAATACGACTTATAAATGACTTTAAACCTGATGTAGCACATATCCATTTATTTTATGGAGGTTTAACCGTTTCAGTTTTAAAGGCTTTGCGGGATAAAAATATTCCTATAGTTCATACAGTGCACGATTACAGGCTTATTTGTCCTGTAAATACTTTATTAGATTCTAAAGGACAAATTTGTGAACTTTGTGTTGATAGAAAGTACTACCATTGTGTTCAAAAAAGATGTTCAAAAGGAAATTTGTTCAATAGCATAATGCTTATGTGTGAAGCTTATTGGTGGCGTTTTTTCAATAAACCAATAGAACTGATTGATCGTTTTATTTTTGTTAGTAAGTTTATTAGAGACAAACATATTGAATTTAACAGCCGTTTTAACGAAAAGCAAATTCAACTATATAATTTTCATGATATCAAACATGAAGGGAAAACAAGTAGGATGGGTGATTATTTATTCTTTTACGGTCGTTTATCCCCAGAAAAAGGGTTGGAATTACTCCTAGAATTAATTTCTCAAACAGGAATAAAACTTAAGATTGCGGGAGGAGGGCCATTAGAGGATCTAACATTAAAGTATTCAACAGATTTTGAAAATATTGAATTTTTGGGTTTTAAAAATGGCGAGGAATTGTTCGATTTGATAAGAGAGTGTAGGTATGTAGTAGTGCCATCTGAGTGGTATGAAAATAATCCAATGACAATTGTTGAGGCTTTTTCTTTAGGTAAACCGGTCATTGGTGCTAATATTGGTGGAATACCTGAATTAGTAATTAACGGAAAGACAGGTTTTCTTTTTCAATCAAAGAGCAAGGAGGACTTAAATGAAAAAATATTGACTGCTCTGAATGTTTCTGAAAAGGAATACAATGAATTATCTGAAAATGCACTAAATTTCGCACATAATAATTTTAATTCAATGAATTCATATCAGGAATTAATGAAAATATATAACCAAGTGATTGAAGAGAATGAAAAAAATCATTAA
- a CDS encoding glycosyl transferase produces the protein MNNEGNLISVIMSVFNEPEVWLRESIESILNQTFNNFEFIIINDNPDSETNKLILNEYKEKDNRIAIINNEKNIGLTKSLNKGIDFAKGEYIVRMDADDYSFPYRLEFQYEFMQNNLNCVLCGSAAEFYYENKKNKKRKIYFLTDYQNIKWAMVFKNPILHPTVIMRMSVVKQYNIKYNTEIKYSQDYDLWCKLINYGELRNLDRILIRYRISNLQISTSKRAEQDFYANAIRRNYLMSLTGFSNINDLTIGNIKQSKFGKIAYRYLISSFYLEKINMFYFLLLIIRGDFFIIKRDISFILKTFKKKLFI, from the coding sequence ATGAATAATGAGGGTAATTTGATCTCTGTTATTATGAGTGTTTTTAATGAACCTGAAGTATGGCTGAGAGAGTCAATTGAATCAATATTAAATCAAACTTTTAATAATTTTGAATTTATAATAATTAATGATAATCCTGATAGCGAGACGAATAAATTAATACTTAATGAGTATAAGGAGAAAGACAATCGTATTGCAATAATTAATAATGAAAAAAACATTGGACTAACCAAATCATTAAATAAAGGGATTGATTTTGCAAAGGGTGAATATATTGTCAGAATGGATGCTGATGATTACTCATTTCCTTATAGATTAGAGTTTCAATATGAGTTTATGCAGAATAATCTTAACTGCGTTCTATGTGGAAGTGCTGCAGAATTTTACTATGAGAACAAAAAGAATAAGAAAAGGAAGATTTATTTCTTGACAGACTATCAAAATATTAAGTGGGCAATGGTATTTAAGAATCCGATACTTCATCCTACCGTAATTATGAGAATGTCTGTGGTTAAGCAATATAACATTAAGTACAATACTGAAATTAAATATTCACAAGACTACGATTTGTGGTGTAAACTAATAAATTATGGTGAACTCAGAAACCTAGATAGAATATTGATCCGTTATCGAATTTCAAATCTGCAGATATCAACATCAAAAAGAGCTGAGCAGGATTTCTATGCTAATGCTATAAGAAGAAACTATTTAATGTCCCTAACGGGCTTTAGTAATATTAACGATTTGACAATTGGAAATATAAAACAATCTAAGTTTGGGAAAATTGCTTATCGATATTTAATTTCCTCTTTTTACCTTGAGAAAATAAATATGTTTTATTTTCTTTTGCTTATTATACGCGGTGATTTTTTTATAATTAAAAGGGATATTTCTTTTATTTTGAAGACCTTTAAAAAGAAACTTTTTATCTAA
- a CDS encoding glucose-1-phosphate thymidylyltransferase translates to MSNMKGIVLAGGAGTRLYPITKGVSKQMLPIYDKPMIYYPISVLMLADIRDILIISTPEDLPHFKRLLGDGSDFGVCFSYAEQPKPEGLAQAFIIGERFIGNDNVCLVLGDNIFYGHGLVNLLEEARSNVENNNTATVFGYYVNDPERYGVAEFDDNGKVLSIEEKPTQAKSNYAVVGLYFYTNDVVRVAQNIKPSARGELEITTVNQEYLKQNRLGVELMGRGFAWLDTGTHDSLTEASNFVETIEHRQGLKVACLEEIGFSKGWISKEKLKEVALPMIKNQYGQYLLKLVESR, encoded by the coding sequence ATGTCTAATATGAAGGGTATTGTACTTGCCGGTGGTGCAGGAACTCGTTTGTATCCAATCACTAAGGGTGTTTCTAAGCAGATGCTTCCCATTTATGATAAACCAATGATTTATTATCCAATATCGGTTTTAATGTTAGCTGATATTAGAGATATTTTAATAATTTCTACCCCTGAAGATTTACCCCATTTTAAACGCTTACTTGGCGATGGTTCTGATTTTGGTGTTTGTTTTTCTTATGCAGAACAACCAAAACCAGAGGGTTTGGCACAAGCATTTATTATTGGAGAAAGATTTATTGGAAATGATAATGTTTGCTTAGTTTTAGGTGACAATATCTTTTATGGGCATGGACTAGTTAATTTGTTAGAAGAAGCGAGAAGTAACGTTGAAAATAATAATACTGCAACAGTATTTGGTTATTATGTTAACGATCCAGAGCGATATGGCGTTGCTGAGTTTGATGATAATGGAAAAGTGCTTTCTATTGAGGAGAAACCAACACAAGCAAAATCAAATTATGCGGTTGTTGGTTTATATTTTTATACTAACGATGTAGTTCGGGTTGCTCAAAATATAAAACCATCAGCAAGGGGAGAGTTAGAAATCACAACCGTTAATCAGGAGTATTTAAAGCAAAACAGACTTGGAGTTGAATTAATGGGACGTGGTTTTGCTTGGTTAGATACAGGTACGCACGACTCCTTAACTGAGGCTAGCAACTTTGTTGAAACAATAGAGCATAGACAAGGATTAAAGGTTGCATGTTTAGAGGAGATCGGCTTTTCAAAAGGCTGGATAAGCAAGGAAAAACTTAAGGAAGTTGCTCTGCCTATGATAAAAAACCAGTACGGACAGTATTTATTAAAATTAGTAGAAAGCAGATAA
- a CDS encoding teichoic acid transporter: MPNIKEKIIRHKTLFQNLTYLSVLQLFNVLLPIFTYPYLIRTLGKEIYGLVIYAQAVVSYLVLMVGFGFNISATKEISIHRDNKLKLSEIVSSVLIIKGVLFLVAMIIITLIVIIAPDIKQHGLLFYLTMWLCIYEFIFPVFYFQGIEKMKYITYLTLVSRLLFLTLIFVFVHSKQDYLKVPILSGVGAIIAGLLSQYILYKDGIYIKLQSISTLKYYIKNSYVMALAYASNAFKYNFNLILVKLFFSYSEVAYFDLALKISNIGNTFLDLISQSIFPKMSREKDSKFLVKVIKISLLISFVFILFIQFFSNQIVILLGGADMLSAVNILRVIVFFIPIYILGALLGRNCLIVHGFDKNVLLSMFYSSLLYVLILSFFYYFKINISLVTLTIIFIFSYIFESLYRFYLCKKFKIL, encoded by the coding sequence ATGCCAAATATTAAGGAGAAGATTATCAGGCATAAGACATTATTTCAAAACCTTACTTATCTTTCTGTATTGCAATTATTCAATGTTCTATTGCCAATATTTACTTATCCATACCTAATTAGGACGCTAGGTAAAGAAATTTATGGTTTGGTAATTTATGCCCAAGCGGTTGTAAGTTATTTGGTTTTAATGGTTGGTTTTGGATTTAATATTTCTGCTACAAAGGAAATAAGTATTCACAGAGATAATAAGTTAAAATTAAGTGAAATAGTAAGTAGTGTATTAATAATTAAAGGGGTATTGTTTTTAGTCGCAATGATTATTATTACTTTAATTGTAATTATAGCACCAGACATAAAACAACATGGTTTATTGTTCTACCTAACAATGTGGTTATGCATTTATGAATTCATTTTTCCTGTTTTTTATTTTCAAGGAATTGAAAAGATGAAGTATATTACTTATTTAACTTTGGTAAGCAGACTTTTATTCTTAACTCTAATTTTTGTATTTGTTCATTCAAAGCAAGATTACTTAAAAGTTCCAATTCTAAGCGGGGTTGGAGCAATAATCGCAGGATTACTTTCACAATATATTTTATATAAAGATGGCATTTATATTAAATTACAATCAATTAGTACATTAAAATATTATATTAAAAATTCTTATGTGATGGCATTGGCCTATGCTTCAAATGCATTTAAATATAATTTCAACCTTATTTTAGTGAAATTATTTTTTTCATATTCAGAGGTAGCATATTTCGATCTTGCACTGAAAATATCTAATATCGGTAATACTTTTCTTGATTTAATTAGTCAATCGATATTCCCAAAAATGAGTAGAGAAAAAGATTCAAAATTTCTAGTTAAGGTTATTAAAATTTCATTATTAATATCTTTTGTATTTATTTTATTTATACAGTTTTTTTCAAATCAAATTGTAATTTTATTAGGGGGGGCAGACATGCTTTCTGCGGTAAATATTTTAAGAGTGATTGTGTTTTTTATTCCAATATATATACTTGGAGCTCTCTTAGGAAGAAATTGTCTAATAGTTCATGGATTTGATAAGAATGTTCTTTTAAGTATGTTTTATTCAAGTTTACTATATGTTTTAATACTTTCCTTCTTCTATTATTTTAAGATTAACATATCCCTTGTGACATTAACAATCATTTTTATTTTTTCTTATATTTTTGAATCGTTATATCGTTTTTATTTATGTAAAAAATTCAAAATACTATAA